In Pseudomonas sp. DNDY-54, a genomic segment contains:
- a CDS encoding CHASE domain-containing protein: MSETAIHSPLNKVQQSFHWRSSIAWLVLVFTLLVQLAILQHLKLKEDRAARQQFDFLVETTVEAIGKRMVDHEQILLGAAGLFDVSGEVSRAQWRSYNERLQLAERYPGIQGVGFAKAVRPEALEAHIQSIRNEGFANYEVYPPAGNSSLRTPIVYLEPFNDRNLAAFGYDMFAEPVRQQAMQQAAETGQPHITGRVRLRQETHGKIQAGVLMYVPLYEPGRPVASIEERMQALQGFVYSPYRMDDLMRGILGAADPNLSLHIYAGDTEDPDSLIFASRDVPHAEPSQYREVIRLDLYGQTWTLRLESLPAFDAFFHTNNELVIGLGIGLSLLLFFLTSSLSLRRSRAEALAEEMTEHIRENKRALQLSEERLSLALKGSNDGLWDMNLDAGTFYASPRAWHMLGYRPGELQSDLTLWERLMPPADVRQAKAQLAQTMLSAVDHFTTELRFQHKSGTVVPVLIRGYIQRDRNGQPLRISGTSMDLTEHKRIEQMKDQFVSTVSHELRTPLTSISGALGLVNGGALGEVPGSMREMLEIAHRNSLRLGYLIDDLLDMEKIAAGKMAFDMREHSLGRLLEEALASNQAFAAHYGVNCVLRNPAPVNVWIDGLRLQQVLANFLSNAIKYTPEGGEVTLHCTLTDAGHVRINVTDQGPGIAPSFQTRVFEKFAQADGSDSRQKGGTGLGLAITKEFIERMGGRVGFDTSEGHGTTFWCELPVLEASTSSADQGQPRLLVIEDEPDTGRLLHLMLRDAGYAVDRVQSLHAARSKLATTRYEALTLDLHLPDGSGRELIDEVRSNPVTRDVPIIVISAASQFDQHDGDTGIIWLHKPISAAQLLIALTDSLEHARPFP, translated from the coding sequence ATGAGCGAAACTGCAATCCACTCACCTCTAAACAAGGTGCAGCAATCCTTCCACTGGCGTAGCAGCATTGCGTGGCTCGTCTTGGTATTCACCCTGCTCGTTCAATTGGCGATCCTGCAGCACCTGAAGCTGAAAGAAGATCGCGCGGCCCGTCAACAGTTCGACTTTCTCGTTGAGACCACGGTTGAAGCCATCGGCAAACGCATGGTTGACCATGAGCAGATCTTGCTCGGCGCGGCCGGTCTGTTCGATGTCAGCGGTGAGGTCTCGCGTGCTCAATGGCGGTCTTATAACGAACGCCTACAGCTGGCCGAGCGCTACCCCGGCATACAAGGCGTGGGATTCGCCAAGGCAGTGCGGCCAGAGGCGCTGGAGGCGCATATACAGAGCATTCGTAATGAAGGTTTCGCCAACTACGAGGTGTATCCCCCAGCTGGCAACTCATCTCTACGCACCCCCATCGTTTACCTTGAGCCTTTCAACGACCGCAACCTTGCGGCGTTCGGCTATGACATGTTCGCCGAACCGGTGCGCCAACAGGCCATGCAGCAGGCGGCCGAAACCGGACAACCACACATCACCGGTAGAGTCCGGTTACGCCAGGAAACCCACGGCAAGATCCAGGCTGGCGTTCTGATGTACGTACCGCTGTACGAGCCAGGCAGACCGGTCGCCTCCATTGAAGAGCGTATGCAGGCGCTTCAGGGGTTTGTCTACAGCCCGTATCGGATGGATGACCTGATGCGCGGCATCCTGGGCGCAGCCGATCCGAACCTCAGCCTGCATATCTATGCCGGCGATACCGAGGACCCGGACAGCCTGATCTTCGCCAGCCGAGACGTGCCCCACGCCGAACCTAGCCAATACCGTGAAGTCATCCGACTCGACCTTTATGGCCAAACCTGGACGCTGCGGTTGGAAAGCCTGCCGGCATTCGATGCTTTTTTTCATACCAATAACGAGCTGGTAATCGGTCTGGGAATCGGCCTGAGCCTGCTGCTTTTCTTCCTGACGTCGTCACTCTCGCTCAGACGCAGCCGTGCCGAGGCGCTAGCGGAGGAGATGACGGAGCACATCCGGGAGAACAAGCGTGCCCTCCAGCTCAGCGAAGAGCGACTCAGCCTCGCACTAAAGGGCAGCAACGATGGGCTCTGGGACATGAATCTTGACGCCGGAACGTTCTACGCATCGCCGCGCGCTTGGCACATGCTCGGCTATCGCCCCGGCGAACTGCAATCAGATCTGACGCTATGGGAGCGGCTAATGCCGCCTGCGGACGTGCGCCAGGCGAAGGCACAGCTGGCACAGACCATGCTCTCAGCTGTCGATCACTTCACCACCGAGCTGCGTTTTCAGCACAAAAGCGGCACGGTGGTCCCGGTGTTGATCCGCGGCTATATCCAGCGAGACCGGAACGGTCAGCCGCTACGCATCAGCGGGACCAGCATGGACCTGACCGAGCACAAGCGCATTGAACAGATGAAGGATCAATTCGTCTCGACCGTCAGCCACGAACTGCGCACACCCTTGACCTCCATCAGCGGCGCGCTCGGCCTGGTGAACGGCGGCGCATTGGGCGAGGTGCCGGGCTCCATGCGGGAGATGCTCGAAATCGCCCATCGCAACAGCCTGCGCCTGGGCTACCTCATCGACGACTTGCTGGATATGGAAAAGATTGCGGCCGGCAAGATGGCGTTCGACATGCGCGAGCACTCGCTTGGCCGGTTGTTGGAAGAAGCACTTGCCAGCAACCAGGCTTTCGCCGCGCATTACGGTGTGAACTGCGTGTTGCGCAACCCGGCGCCGGTGAACGTCTGGATCGATGGCCTGCGCCTGCAGCAAGTGCTGGCCAACTTCTTATCGAATGCCATCAAATACACGCCCGAAGGCGGCGAAGTGACCCTGCACTGCACCCTCACCGACGCCGGCCATGTACGCATCAACGTCACCGATCAAGGCCCGGGCATCGCGCCAAGCTTTCAAACCCGAGTATTTGAGAAATTCGCCCAAGCCGACGGCTCCGACAGCCGTCAAAAAGGTGGTACCGGACTGGGCCTCGCCATCACCAAGGAATTTATCGAGCGCATGGGCGGCCGGGTCGGTTTCGACACTTCAGAAGGCCACGGTACAACCTTCTGGTGCGAGCTGCCGGTGCTTGAAGCCAGCACCTCGTCCGCCGATCAGGGTCAGCCGCGCCTGCTGGTCATCGAAGACGAACCGGACACGGGACGCCTGTTGCACCTGATGCTGCGTGATGCCGGTTACGCCGTTGATCGCGTGCAGAGCCTGCATGCTGCACGTAGCAAGCTCGCCACTACACGCTATGAGGCGTTGACGCTCGACCTGCATCTACCCGATGGCAGCGGACGCGAATTGATCGACGAGGTACGCAGCAACCCAGTGACGCGGGACGTGCCAATCATCGTGATCTCGGCGGCGAGCCAGTTCGACCAGCATGATGGGGATACCGGCATCATCTGGTTGCACAAACCCATCAGCGCGGCGCAACTATTAATCGCCCTCACCGACTCGCTGGAACACGCCAGGCCATTCCCCTGA